The sequence AATACATCGTCGGCGAACACTTATTTCTGGGGCAACCATTACCCCGCGTTCTACGAATACCAGTCCTATTATATTAATAGAACCTACTACTTCTGCGGCAACCTGTCGTTCCCGGTATTCGACTGGGAGATGCAATGGGGGCCGGGGTTGGTTCCGCTCTATTTCAACCGTTTTTACCTCGTGACCGGATACCGCGCGGCATGGATAGAGCCCCTGTACCTGCAATCCGCATACGCGCGGGTTACCCTAGAAACCACCCTGTTCGCGAACCTGAATCTCAACGGGTACTTCGAGGCGTACTACGCGATCAACGACAACCGGTTCGATTACCGATGGGGGGTCAATTTCGACCTGTGGTTTTTAGGTTTGGATCGTCCCGGTAAGGTAAAGGCCGACCCGGGGACGATGTAGGGGTTTGCCCGCGCGAGATTTTCACATCGCGGAAACGATAAATCTCTTGACATGGAAGCGTTTCCATACTATACTGTTCCCGGAGTGAACCATGACGACTATTAAAGATATCGCGAAGGCCGCAGGGGTGGGGCTGGGGACTGTCTCGCGCGCGCTGAACGGCGAGCCGAATATCCGCCCGGACACCCGCGACCGCATCCTGCTTGCCGCCCGGAAGCTGGGTTATCGCCCCAACGAAGCCGCGCGCAGTCTCGCGCGAGGGGGATTTTCCTCGGCCACCATCGGCATCGTTTTGCCAATGATTTCTCACCCCTTCTATTTTGAAATTCTCCGGGGCATCCATACCGCGTTCAACGAGATCGACAAGAACCTGATGGTATTCAACCTCGGGGCACACGAGGAACTGGTGGTCGGGCATATCGCGAAGGAGAATCTCGCGGGAATTATAGTCGTCGCCGCGGGGATTTCGCCCGACAGCCTGACTCTCCTCAACGCGCAGGATACGAACGTCCTGTTCCTCGACAGGCGCGAAGAACGCGCGGTATCGTACTGGATCGACAATACCCTCGGGGGAAGTCTCGCCGCGAAATACCTGCTTGACGCGGGTTGCGGGAATATCGCGTATATCGGCGACAGCGGCGAAAGCCAGCAGCAGGACGACCGTCTCGCGGGATTCCGCGCGGAACTCTCACGCGCCGGGAAAACCCTCGCCAGCGAAACATTCATCCATATCGACGAGCAGCTCGCATACGAAACCGCCGCGTCGGTCTTCCAATCCGGCGCTATCGACGGGGTATTCTGTTTCTGCGACAGTATCGCTTATGGGGTGATGCGCTATATGAAGGAACACGGCCAAAGCGCGCGGATTATCGGGTATGACGACGCGCCCGCGTCGCAATACCTCGGACTGTCGTCCGTCCGCCAGCCCGCGTTCGAGATGGGCTACGAGGGCGCGCGGGCTGCCGCGAACCGTCCCGAGAAGGATAAACCGAAATCGCGGGTATTTCTGCCCGCGGTAGTCGATAGAAATTCATAATATTTGCGGAGGCGACTATGAAAAAGTTTTTTGCCCTATTGGCGGTTTTATTTATCATGCTGAGTATCCCGTTATGCCGCGAGGCGACGGTCAAGCCCGGGACTTCCGGCGCGATGGGAAAGCTCCGTTCCTACGACTATAACTATGGGAAACTTGTGCTGAATTACGACAGTTTTTCCGCTGTCGTGGAGATTCTCGACGGGCCTATCGTAAAGGTATCCGCGTCGTATCTCCCCGCTCTGCCCTACCACTATTCCTACGCGGTCGTCGGTGAAAAGCCGCTCGCGGGCGCGGAGAAAATACTGCATCTCTCCAATAATATGTACATCATCAGATGGGACGATTATGAAGTCCGGGTGCCGATGGACGGTGCGTTCGGCGTAACCCTCCTCAAGGGCGGGAAACAGCTTTACAAGACGACGATGGTCGAGGACGACGAGGAATACAAGCTCTATCTGGTCAGCCCCGTGGAGAAAGAACGTTACTTCGGGCTGGGCGAAAAGACCGGCAAGCTCGAGCTTACCGGGCGCACATTTGTAAATTACAACTCCGATACCTATAAGTACGGGGTGAACACCGACCCGATATACAGCGCTATCCCGTTCTATCTCGCGCTGGGTAACGGGTACTCCTACGGGATATTCATCGATAACCCCGCGCGTTCCGAGTTCAGCTTCACCAAGGCCGAATACTCGCAGGCGGTGTATGACGACCGCATCGATTTCTATATCATCCCCGGCGAGCCGAAGGCTGTCCTGAAGAACTATGCCTCGCTCACCGGCAAGCCGAACCTCCCGCCGATGTGGGGGCTCGGGTATCACCAGTGCCGTTACAGCTACCTCAGCCAGAAGGAAGTGATGACGGTGGCGGAGAATTTCCAGAAGAACGGGCTCCCGCTCGATACGATTTACCTCGATATCGACTTTATGAGCAACAATATGGCGTTCACCTATAACCCGTCGGCATTCCCCGACCCCAAGGGGATGAACGAGGCTCTCGAGAAACAGGGCGTCCGGCTGGTGGCGATAGTCGACCCGGGTATCAAGACCGATAAGAAGTACGGCGTCTATACCTCCGGCACCAACCTCGGGGTGTTCGTGCTGATCACGAATAAAAGCAAGACTGCGGCGTCGCCGTGGAAAATCTATACCGGGAGCGTATGGCCCGGACTCTGCGCGTTCCCGGACTTCACCAAGCCCGCGACTTTCCAGTGGTGGCAGGCTCAGCATCCCGTGCTCCTCAATCTCGGTATCGACGGGTTCTGGAACGATATGAACGAGCCGAGCGTATTCAACGTACAGGGCGGGACGATGGCGGGCGACGCGATACAGGACAACCACGGCACGCCGACCGAGCACCAGTACCTGCATAATA is a genomic window of Brevinematales bacterium containing:
- a CDS encoding DUF5110 domain-containing protein — protein: MKKFFALLAVLFIMLSIPLCREATVKPGTSGAMGKLRSYDYNYGKLVLNYDSFSAVVEILDGPIVKVSASYLPALPYHYSYAVVGEKPLAGAEKILHLSNNMYIIRWDDYEVRVPMDGAFGVTLLKGGKQLYKTTMVEDDEEYKLYLVSPVEKERYFGLGEKTGKLELTGRTFVNYNSDTYKYGVNTDPIYSAIPFYLALGNGYSYGIFIDNPARSEFSFTKAEYSQAVYDDRIDFYIIPGEPKAVLKNYASLTGKPNLPPMWGLGYHQCRYSYLSQKEVMTVAENFQKNGLPLDTIYLDIDFMSNNMAFTYNPSAFPDPKGMNEALEKQGVRLVAIVDPGIKTDKKYGVYTSGTNLGVFVLITNKSKTAASPWKIYTGSVWPGLCAFPDFTKPATFQWWQAQHPVLLNLGIDGFWNDMNEPSVFNVQGGTMAGDAIQDNHGTPTEHQYLHNIYGLSMVSATFAAVHALQPDKRVFILTRSAYSGIQRYAFVWTGDNQADWPHLAMNVSMVLNLGLSGVPFSGADIGGYTGSPTEELFVRWIQLGAFAPFMRDHTEKGTKPQEPYVFEKSLPIIKKYMKLRYTLMPYIYTMAYEASRDGIPVVRPLFLEFGGDYMDVDQEFLFGDSILVAPVLDPLKKKDSLSVVLPTGIWYDYFSGKVSQAGSYSLTVTMDDIPVYVKGGSIIPVFGFDYMSTMDLQKKRDVTLTIYPDEAGNASGRLFEDDMVSYAYQKGAYIYTKFEYKSSGNSASITSVKEGSFALKRKLTAVLPAGITALTYNGKAVAVADGKAVLE
- a CDS encoding LacI family DNA-binding transcriptional regulator gives rise to the protein MTTIKDIAKAAGVGLGTVSRALNGEPNIRPDTRDRILLAARKLGYRPNEAARSLARGGFSSATIGIVLPMISHPFYFEILRGIHTAFNEIDKNLMVFNLGAHEELVVGHIAKENLAGIIVVAAGISPDSLTLLNAQDTNVLFLDRREERAVSYWIDNTLGGSLAAKYLLDAGCGNIAYIGDSGESQQQDDRLAGFRAELSRAGKTLASETFIHIDEQLAYETAASVFQSGAIDGVFCFCDSIAYGVMRYMKEHGQSARIIGYDDAPASQYLGLSSVRQPAFEMGYEGARAAANRPEKDKPKSRVFLPAVVDRNS